From a region of the uncultured Draconibacterium sp. genome:
- a CDS encoding DUF2284 domain-containing protein — protein MTNKNQIEVLLKEQELTDYKWIDPKEIVVAQWVRVKCYFGCSDYGLGSCPPNTPSVSECERFFKEYKNALVIKLNKFADKDTYPSDWSREMTNKLLSIERAVFLLGHPKVFLLNQTCCTLCSDCSGNRLDCHDKRNARPSPESFAVDVYQTVRNAGMEINVVANNPGDMNRIAILLIE, from the coding sequence ATGACTAACAAAAACCAAATAGAAGTACTTCTCAAGGAACAGGAACTTACCGATTACAAATGGATTGACCCGAAAGAAATTGTTGTGGCACAGTGGGTACGCGTAAAATGTTATTTTGGCTGTAGCGACTACGGTCTTGGTTCGTGCCCGCCCAATACGCCATCGGTAAGCGAGTGCGAGCGCTTCTTTAAAGAATACAAAAATGCGCTGGTTATAAAACTGAACAAATTTGCCGATAAAGATACCTACCCATCCGACTGGTCGCGGGAAATGACCAACAAACTTCTAAGTATAGAGCGTGCCGTTTTTCTGCTCGGTCATCCAAAAGTTTTCCTGTTAAACCAAACCTGTTGCACTTTGTGTAGCGACTGTTCGGGCAACCGTCTCGATTGCCACGACAAGAGAAACGCACGGCCAAGCCCCGAGAGTTTTGCTGTTGATGTATACCAAACTGTTCGGAATGCCGGCATGGAAATTAATGTGGTAGCCAACAATCCGGGCGATATGAACCGGATTGCAATACTATTGATTGAATAA
- the mltG gene encoding endolytic transglycosylase MltG: MSIDQKSRAMTFPRVGKFIIIFFAIAFILAGARGYQLYRYVFEENVRNDYVILVTEDDDIKSISEKLESNEVLSNMKAFKWVAKKKKYADFMRPGRYELKKGMTTNELVNMLRSGAQSPVDITFNNVRFKEELAGKVSKYIKADSISILQLFSNEQQITDWGFTEENFRAMFIPNTYEMYWTTSAEEFAQRMKAEYDRFWNDTRTKQAAKMGLTPQQVVTLASIVQSETVKPDELKTVAGLYINRLNKGIALQADPTVKYAVGDYSIKRVLNKHLEIDSPYNTYKYAGLPPGPICFPEITSIDAVLNYENHNYLYMCAREDFSGYHNFAKTLSQHNRNAKKYRDALNERRIFK, from the coding sequence ATGTCGATTGATCAGAAAAGCCGTGCCATGACATTCCCCCGTGTTGGGAAATTCATTATTATTTTTTTTGCTATTGCCTTTATTCTTGCCGGAGCGCGGGGATATCAGCTGTACCGCTATGTCTTTGAAGAAAATGTAAGAAATGATTACGTTATTCTCGTTACTGAAGATGACGATATTAAAAGTATTAGCGAGAAACTGGAATCCAACGAGGTTTTAAGCAACATGAAAGCCTTTAAGTGGGTGGCTAAAAAGAAAAAATATGCCGACTTTATGCGTCCGGGTCGTTACGAGTTAAAGAAAGGCATGACTACCAATGAATTGGTGAATATGCTCCGCAGTGGCGCGCAATCGCCGGTAGACATCACCTTTAACAATGTACGTTTTAAAGAGGAACTGGCCGGGAAAGTCAGCAAATACATTAAAGCCGATTCCATTTCGATATTACAACTGTTTTCAAATGAACAACAGATCACAGACTGGGGATTTACTGAGGAGAACTTTCGTGCGATGTTTATTCCGAACACCTACGAAATGTATTGGACAACATCGGCTGAAGAATTTGCTCAACGTATGAAAGCAGAGTACGACCGTTTTTGGAACGACACCCGTACAAAACAAGCTGCAAAAATGGGCTTAACACCTCAGCAGGTAGTTACTTTGGCTTCCATCGTTCAATCGGAAACCGTAAAGCCGGATGAGCTAAAAACGGTTGCCGGATTATATATCAACCGCCTGAATAAAGGTATTGCATTACAAGCCGATCCAACCGTTAAATATGCTGTTGGCGATTACTCCATTAAACGGGTTTTGAACAAGCACCTCGAAATCGATTCGCCTTATAACACCTACAAATATGCAGGTTTGCCACCGGGGCCAATTTGTTTTCCGGAAATCACATCGATTGATGCGGTGTTAAACTACGAAAATCACAATTACCTGTATATGTGTGCGCGTGAAGATTTTTCGGGCTACCACAATTTTGCAAAAACGCTTAGTCAGCACAACCG
- a CDS encoding histidine phosphatase family protein: MATEITIIRHGETMWNVQKRIQGQRNSKLSENGITQAELVAKALAKREFDVLLSSDLERAVETAKIINKQLVLPHKYNANLRERSFGIFEGKNFAEIEEKYPEEFRRYKERNPEFVVPGGESIQQMYKRVTSEIESIARNFKDQKVLIVSHGLVLEMMMYRTFSLKLDEPRAFSINNSSISSFYIDSDNWFLKEWGVIEHLVSLNVLNEL, encoded by the coding sequence ATGGCTACAGAAATTACAATTATACGACACGGAGAAACGATGTGGAATGTACAGAAGCGCATACAAGGGCAGCGTAACAGTAAACTTTCTGAAAACGGGATTACACAGGCCGAATTGGTGGCAAAGGCACTGGCTAAACGTGAGTTTGATGTCCTGCTAAGCAGTGATCTTGAGCGAGCTGTCGAAACAGCAAAGATCATCAATAAACAACTTGTCTTACCGCACAAATACAATGCTAACCTGCGCGAACGTTCTTTTGGTATTTTTGAAGGAAAGAATTTTGCCGAGATTGAAGAAAAGTACCCCGAAGAATTTCGACGTTACAAAGAGCGGAATCCTGAATTTGTAGTTCCCGGAGGCGAAAGTATTCAGCAAATGTATAAGCGTGTAACATCAGAAATTGAATCGATAGCCCGTAACTTTAAGGATCAGAAAGTTTTGATCGTTTCGCATGGTTTGGTACTGGAGATGATGATGTATCGAACCTTTAGCTTAAAATTGGATGAGCCAAGGGCTTTTTCCATTAATAATAGTTCGATCAGTTCGTTTTATATTGACAGTGACAATTGGTTTTTAAAAGAGTGGGGCGTAATTGAACACCTGGTTTCGTTGAATGTATTGAATGAGCTTTAG
- a CDS encoding FprA family A-type flavoprotein: protein MLQVNLAEDIYYLGFNDRRTHLFENIWPIPHGVSYNSYLIVDEKIALVDTVERAFIDDYLDAIEEIIGDREVDYLIINHMEPDHSGALKAIVHRYPNITLVGNKKTFGFVESYYMKPENIHMVHDDHVLDLGKHKLQFQMIPMVHWPETMVTYEETNKILFSGDAFGSYGTMDGGIFDDEINLDFYEVEVMRYFTNIVGKYCPHTQRAIKKLAGLDIKMIAATHGPIWRSDLNWILKRYNKWSSYDLDRGVVIVYGSMYGNTKKMAETIARQIAVRGIKNIRVYDASKTHSSYIINDIFKYKGFIVGSAAYNNAMFPNVETLLTTIEHMAPKDHLLGIFGNYSWNGGGVKNLKTFAEKIKWDMVYEPIEEKGNMKVQTQEELIKLANAMADKLLEMPAPEKI from the coding sequence ATGCTACAAGTAAATCTTGCAGAAGATATTTATTATTTGGGATTTAACGATCGCCGTACTCACTTGTTCGAGAACATCTGGCCAATCCCACACGGGGTTTCGTATAATAGTTATTTGATTGTTGATGAAAAGATCGCGTTGGTTGACACTGTTGAACGTGCGTTTATCGACGATTACCTCGATGCCATTGAAGAGATTATTGGCGACCGCGAGGTGGATTACCTGATCATTAACCACATGGAGCCTGACCACTCGGGAGCTTTAAAAGCAATCGTTCATCGTTACCCGAATATTACGCTTGTAGGAAATAAAAAGACCTTTGGTTTTGTAGAGTCGTACTACATGAAACCGGAAAACATACACATGGTACACGATGATCATGTGCTTGATTTGGGAAAACACAAGTTACAGTTCCAGATGATTCCGATGGTACACTGGCCTGAAACGATGGTGACTTACGAAGAAACCAACAAAATCCTGTTCTCAGGAGACGCTTTTGGTAGCTACGGAACAATGGACGGTGGTATTTTCGATGATGAGATTAACCTCGATTTCTACGAAGTGGAAGTGATGCGTTATTTCACCAATATCGTTGGAAAATATTGTCCGCACACGCAGCGTGCCATTAAAAAACTTGCCGGTCTGGATATTAAAATGATTGCGGCAACGCACGGTCCTATATGGCGTAGCGACCTCAACTGGATTTTGAAACGCTACAACAAATGGAGTTCGTACGATTTGGATCGGGGCGTGGTTATCGTTTACGGTTCGATGTACGGAAACACCAAAAAAATGGCAGAAACGATTGCCCGTCAGATTGCAGTACGCGGTATTAAAAACATCCGTGTTTACGATGCTTCAAAAACGCACTCGTCGTATATCATCAACGACATTTTTAAATACAAAGGATTTATTGTGGGCAGTGCAGCGTATAACAATGCGATGTTCCCGAATGTGGAAACACTGCTTACAACCATTGAGCACATGGCACCAAAAGACCACTTACTGGGTATTTTTGGTAACTACTCGTGGAACGGTGGCGGCGTAAAAAACCTGAAAACTTTTGCCGAAAAAATTAAGTGGGATATGGTTTACGAACCAATCGAAGAAAAAGGCAATATGAAGGTTCAAACCCAGGAAGAGTTGATTAAGTTGGCCAATGCAATGGCCGATAAATTGCTGGAAATGCCCGCCCCGGAAAAGATTTAA
- a CDS encoding ZIP family metal transporter translates to MEQLLEYNPILLALGATIFTWLLTAAGASMVFFFKSINKKVLNSMLGFAAGVMIAASFWSLLKPAIDMAEAQGDVPWKPAVIGFLAGGAFLLLIDKILPHLHLGLSIDKAEGIPTTWQRSILLVLAITLHNIPEGLAVGVAFGALANNPDMGILTGAIALAMGIGLQNFPEGAAVSIPLRREGLSRWKSFNYGQLSGIVEPMAGVLGAYLVLTIEPLLPYALSFAAGAMIFVVVEELIPESQRGNETDLSTIGAMIGFATMMLLDVALG, encoded by the coding sequence ATGGAGCAATTATTAGAATATAATCCCATATTATTGGCACTGGGTGCTACCATCTTCACTTGGCTGTTAACAGCAGCCGGAGCATCAATGGTATTCTTCTTTAAATCAATAAACAAAAAAGTATTGAATTCGATGCTTGGTTTTGCTGCCGGTGTGATGATTGCAGCCAGTTTTTGGTCGCTTTTGAAACCGGCCATCGATATGGCTGAAGCACAAGGCGACGTGCCGTGGAAGCCTGCAGTTATCGGATTCTTAGCGGGAGGTGCATTTCTGTTGTTAATCGATAAAATTCTACCTCACCTTCATCTGGGTTTATCAATCGATAAAGCTGAGGGGATTCCAACAACGTGGCAACGAAGTATTCTTTTGGTGCTGGCCATTACTTTACACAATATTCCGGAAGGTCTGGCCGTGGGCGTTGCTTTTGGTGCACTGGCCAATAATCCTGACATGGGGATTCTTACCGGAGCAATTGCTTTAGCCATGGGAATCGGGCTGCAAAACTTCCCCGAGGGAGCGGCAGTTTCTATTCCGCTGCGCCGCGAAGGACTCTCGCGATGGAAATCGTTTAACTACGGGCAATTGTCGGGAATTGTTGAACCAATGGCTGGAGTACTGGGAGCCTATTTGGTTTTAACAATTGAGCCACTTTTGCCGTATGCACTTTCATTTGCTGCCGGAGCAATGATTTTCGTAGTGGTTGAGGAGCTGATTCCTGAATCGCAACGAGGCAACGAAACCGATTTATCAACTATCGGTGCCATGATAGGATTTGCTACCATGATGTTGCTGGATGTTGCTTTGGGGTAG
- a CDS encoding cation:proton antiporter, which yields MNVILSIGLLIFTGYLLGELAEKIKLPKISGYILAGILLNPDLSGIMSNEFVIHTDPLLSVSLSFITFSIGGSLSAKKLRASGKTILFLTLFESLFAFLMVFLFMFLSLRFFMSAFQSTSVALAVSLVLASLAAPTDPSATLAVTHEYKAKGEVSSTMLEIAAFDDIVGIVIYTLVTAFAAFFLGSTDINIGKTLLDLGIDVGGAILIGAVIGFVFQLFTKIFSKQEEGTLIVLTFGAILMSYGISEYFGFESLLSTIALGAVVANLNPISDKIFRLIERYTDELIFVIFFTLSGLHLQLSSITGSYLLIVIYIIARMIGKFTGIYSGSLLFSTSPKVKKYTAGGLIPQGGIVIGLALLLTKDPVFKETGSMIMGVVIGAALIHEIIGPISSRLSLKKAGEVE from the coding sequence ATGAATGTAATTTTAAGTATTGGACTCTTAATTTTTACAGGATATTTACTGGGTGAACTCGCCGAAAAAATAAAACTCCCCAAAATATCTGGCTATATCCTGGCTGGTATTCTGCTAAATCCCGATCTGTCGGGAATCATGTCGAACGAATTTGTCATCCACACCGATCCCCTGCTTTCGGTTTCGTTATCGTTTATCACTTTTTCAATTGGTGGCTCTTTATCGGCTAAGAAACTACGCGCTTCCGGCAAAACAATATTATTCTTAACCCTATTCGAATCGCTATTTGCATTTCTTATGGTGTTCCTGTTTATGTTTTTGAGTCTTCGTTTTTTTATGTCTGCTTTCCAATCAACGAGTGTAGCACTGGCCGTAAGTCTGGTATTGGCATCACTGGCTGCACCAACCGATCCATCGGCAACGCTCGCCGTCACTCACGAATACAAAGCCAAAGGCGAAGTAAGTTCAACCATGCTCGAAATTGCCGCTTTCGATGATATTGTGGGAATTGTCATTTACACATTGGTAACTGCCTTTGCCGCTTTCTTTTTGGGCAGCACCGATATCAATATTGGAAAAACCCTATTGGATTTGGGAATTGACGTTGGCGGAGCCATTCTTATTGGCGCGGTAATTGGTTTTGTATTTCAACTTTTCACCAAAATTTTTAGCAAACAGGAAGAAGGAACCCTGATCGTATTAACGTTCGGGGCCATATTGATGAGTTATGGTATTTCGGAATACTTTGGTTTTGAATCGCTACTTTCCACCATCGCGTTGGGAGCAGTTGTCGCCAATTTAAATCCGATATCGGATAAAATATTTAGACTCATTGAACGCTACACCGACGAACTGATCTTTGTAATCTTCTTTACACTCTCGGGCTTACACCTGCAACTATCGTCAATTACCGGCAGTTATTTGCTGATCGTAATTTACATCATTGCACGGATGATCGGTAAATTTACCGGTATTTACAGCGGCTCACTGCTATTCAGCACCAGCCCAAAAGTGAAAAAATACACGGCAGGCGGATTGATTCCACAAGGCGGAATTGTAATTGGATTGGCGCTGTTACTGACCAAAGATCCCGTTTTTAAAGAAACCGGCTCAATGATTATGGGAGTGGTTATTGGTGCAGCACTTATTCATGAAATTATAGGCCCGATTTCTTCGCGGCTATCTTTGAAAAAAGCTGGTGAAGTTGAATAG
- a CDS encoding DUF2200 domain-containing protein, which yields MKTTPEHNKKIAEMTFAAVYPHYVTKVEKKGRTKEELHQVIEWLTGFNEATLQKMIDEKVTFQTFFERANLNPNAELIKGVICGYRIEEIDNLLTKQVRYLDKLVDELVKGKKMEKILRET from the coding sequence ATGAAAACAACACCGGAACATAACAAGAAAATAGCAGAAATGACCTTTGCTGCTGTATATCCGCACTATGTTACAAAAGTGGAGAAAAAAGGAAGAACGAAAGAAGAACTGCATCAGGTGATAGAATGGCTAACCGGTTTTAATGAAGCAACTTTGCAGAAAATGATCGATGAGAAGGTGACATTCCAAACCTTCTTTGAGCGGGCAAATTTAAATCCAAATGCCGAATTAATTAAAGGTGTGATTTGTGGATACCGAATTGAGGAAATTGATAATTTACTGACAAAACAGGTGCGGTATTTAGATAAGCTTGTTGACGAACTGGTAAAAGGGAAAAAGATGGAGAAGATATTAAGGGAAACGTAA